CGGGCGGGTGCGGCCGGGGACCCGGCCGCTCATGAGGTCCGGCAGCTTGGGGATGTCCACGATCTCGCGCGTCAGGTTCACCCGCGGCACCAGCGCCCGCTCCTCCTCCTGGCCGGCCACGTACCCGAGGTAGCCGCCGCGGGCGTAGAAGGCCTCGGACGGAAGGTTCTCCAGGTAGGGGGTGGCGTCCCCGGGGCGCACCGCCACGTCCACGGCCTGGAGGAAGCCCGGCTCCACGGAGTTCCGGTTGACGTCGATGACGGTCACGCCGGGCTCCAGCCAGTCGGCGAAGAACACCGGCTCGATGGCGGACGCGCAGCAGCACACGATGTCCGCGCCGCGCACGGCCGTGCGCGCGTCCGGGGCTGCCTCCACCTCGATCCCGTGCCGCTCCCGCATCTCCTCCGCGTACCCCCGGGCGTTGGCGGGATTGAGGCTGAACACCGACACCTTCGCGATGGGACGCACTCGGCAAAGGGCGTCGAGATAACTCCGGGCCATGCCGCCGGAGCCGATCATCGCCACGGTGCGGCTGTCCTCCCGCGCCAGGTACTTGGCTCCGAGGCCGGCGCCGGCGCCCACGCGGTCGTGCTGGAGGCGACCGTCGTTCATCATGGCCACCGGGGTCCCGTCTCGCGTGCTGAAGAGCAGCAGCAGGCCGCACCAGGTGCCGGGCTCGCGCGCGTACTTGTTCTCGCGTCTATGGCCCCGCTCCACGGGCCAGCTCACCATGTCCGAGATGATGCGGATGCAGGCGTAGCCGTCCTTGCGGCTGCCCCCGACCATGAGGGCCAGGCGGTGGTAGGGTGACTCCTGTTCCGAGGGCACGTACATGTCCATGCGCCCCATGCCCACGGCGTCGCCCCTGGCCAGCTCATGGAACAGGCTTTCCAGGGCGTCCAGGCAGAGCGGCATGTCGATGACGCGCGCGACATCGTCGTTGTTGAGAAACAGCATATTATCCTCCTGGCAAACGTGTCGGATTTCGCGTTCCGGATCCGGCGCGGTGCAGCCGGGCACGCTAAAGCAGGTCGGTTCCGTCGGAGGCACGACCGACACGGCTCCCGCTCCGGCGCGGGGGGTTGCCGCCGCCGCGCGGTGGAGTATATTTGCAGTACCCGCCGCCCCTGGCCGCTGACGCCGCCGGTACGGAACGGGTTCTGCGCCGAAAGGAGAACACCTCATGCCTCTTTATGAATTCCAGTGCAAGGGCTGCGGCCACGAGTTCGAGGATCTGGTCCTGGGCTCCGCCAAGCCCGTGTGCCCATCCTGCAACGGCCGGCAGCTCGAGCGGCTGCTCTCGGTGTTCTCCGTCAACGCGGCCGCGAATGACCCCGTGCCGGCGGCCGGGGGCTGCGGCTCCTGCGGCGACCCCAGGGGACCGGGAGCCTGTTCCATGAACTGACGGGTGGCCTCCTCACCGGCTTGGGCGACGGACGGAGATCCGCCCGCTTATGTACCGCCGCCCGCGGCGTGACTTTCGAGGAGAAATAGGGTAGAAACACAGGAACTGATCAAAGTAGCTGGACACCTTATCCAGAGTGGTGGAGGGACAGGCCCGTCGAAGCCACAGCAACCGTGTTCCCGGAAGGGACGCAGGTGCTAATTCCGGCCCGCAAGGGACAGATAAGGTGAGGAGAAAACCTCTTCTCATCTTGGGAGAGGTTTTTTTTTGTCCTGGTGTCGTCTGACAGATTGTTGGGAGTTCCCTTTGGAGGCCTCGGTCCATGCGTCTGAGCCCTGAGCAAGTCGAGCGTTACAGCCGGCAGATCATGATCCCCGACGTGGGCGGCGGCGGGCAGATCCGCCTGCGCCAGGCGAGCGTGCTGGTGGTGGGAGCGGGCGGACTGGGCAGTCCCGCGGCCTTCTATTTGGCCGCCGCCGGCATCGGGCGGCTCGGCATCGTCGACGGCGACGCCGTGGACCTGTCCAACCTGCAGCGCCAGATCCTCCACACCACGGCCGATCGGGGGCGGCGCAAGGTGGAGTCGGCCAGGTCCCGGCTGCTGGACCTCAACGCCGAGGTGGACGTGGAGGTGCACGCGGTGCGCTTGGACGAGGAGAATGCGGCAGAGTTGATGGACCCCTATGACTTCATCATCGACGGCAGCGACAACTTCGACACCAAGTTCCTGGTGAACGACACGGCCGTGGCCCTGGGCAAGCCCTACTCCCACGCCGGGATCGTCCGCCTCCAGGGACAGACCATGACGGTGGTGCCGCCGGAGAGCGCCTGCTACCGCTGTCTCTTCGAGGAGCCGCCGGCGCCCGGCGAGGTGCTCGGCTGCCAGCAGGCCGGCATCCTCGGCGCGGTGGCCGGGACCATCGGCTCCATCCAGGCCACCGAGGCCGTGAAATATATCGTGGGACTGGAA
The DNA window shown above is from Deltaproteobacteria bacterium and carries:
- a CDS encoding ornithine cyclodeaminase family protein; amino-acid sequence: MLFLNNDDVARVIDMPLCLDALESLFHELARGDAVGMGRMDMYVPSEQESPYHRLALMVGGSRKDGYACIRIISDMVSWPVERGHRRENKYAREPGTWCGLLLLFSTRDGTPVAMMNDGRLQHDRVGAGAGLGAKYLAREDSRTVAMIGSGGMARSYLDALCRVRPIAKVSVFSLNPANARGYAEEMRERHGIEVEAAPDARTAVRGADIVCCCASAIEPVFFADWLEPGVTVIDVNRNSVEPGFLQAVDVAVRPGDATPYLENLPSEAFYARGGYLGYVAGQEEERALVPRVNLTREIVDIPKLPDLMSGRVPGRTRPEQTAWFMNIGAIGPQFSAVTGAVYERARDAGLGREIPTDLFLENIRA
- a CDS encoding zinc ribbon domain-containing protein, which translates into the protein MPLYEFQCKGCGHEFEDLVLGSAKPVCPSCNGRQLERLLSVFSVNAAANDPVPAAGGCGSCGDPRGPGACSMN
- a CDS encoding HesA/MoeB/ThiF family protein, which gives rise to MRLSPEQVERYSRQIMIPDVGGGGQIRLRQASVLVVGAGGLGSPAAFYLAAAGIGRLGIVDGDAVDLSNLQRQILHTTADRGRRKVESARSRLLDLNAEVDVEVHAVRLDEENAAELMDPYDFIIDGSDNFDTKFLVNDTAVALGKPYSHAGIVRLQGQTMTVVPPESACYRCLFEEPPAPGEVLGCQQAGILGAVAGTIGSIQATEAVKYIVGLEDHLLVNRLLTYDAKTMEIRNVPVPPNPRCTACGAGAPASQRSHA